In the Clupea harengus chromosome 16, Ch_v2.0.2, whole genome shotgun sequence genome, one interval contains:
- the kiss2 gene encoding kisspeptin 2 translates to MRMHALLLISAIICQYGATGTLMYDYEQPELTSTQGKCTFPFIREIHYASVLIEKKGDKMCQQGNFFDYMNEYNFISAEPAPVKVRRYAEVARRETDSPGAPEDEALCLLSKERDAVMHLSCKQRLTRSKFNINPFGLRFGKRQDLLNTPAAKSGTRKLLPILLYLRDLQIAT, encoded by the exons ATGAGAATGCACGCGCTTTTACTAATTTCAGCAATAATTTGCCAATATGGAGCAACGGGGACTTTGATGTACGACTATGAACAACCAGAGCTTACCAGCACGCAAGGTAAATGTACTTTCCCCTTCATTC GGGAAATCCATTATGCCAGTGTTCTTATTGAAAAAAAGGGGGATAAAATGTGTCAACAAGGAAATTTCTTTGATTATATGAATGAATACAACTTCATTTCTGCAGAGCCTGCACCTGTTAAGGTTCGCCGGTACGCAGAGGTAGCTCGGAGAGAGACCGACAGCCCAGGAGCGCCAGAAGATGAGGCCCTTTGCTTACTGTCAAAGGAGAGAGATGCCGTGATGCACCTCTCCTGCAAACAGAGATTAACTCGGAGTAAATTTAATATCAACCCGTTTGGACTGCGATTCGGGAAACGCCAGGATCTCCTCAACACACCAGCTGCAAAATCAGGAACCCGAAAGCTCCTGCCTATTTTACTCTACCTTCGGGACCTGCAGATAGCCACCTGA
- the gys2 gene encoding glycogen [starch] synthase, liver, translated as MRRMSRSLSITSLSGLSLLEEDDVPVENILLFEIAWEVTNKVGGIYTVIQTKAKITVDEWGDHFFMMGPYYEHNFKTQVEQCDPPTPAIKKAMDALINSGCQVYCGRWLIEGSPFVILFDIGGSAWNVDRWKGDLWDTCGIGIPYHDREANDALIFGSLVAWFFKELTDDIGEEKKVIAHFHEWQAGVGLVLLRSRKIPIATVFTTHATLLGRYLCAGNADFYNNLDKFNADQEAGERQIYHRYCLERAAVHCAHVFTTVSQITAVEANHMLHRNPDVVTPNGLNVKKFSAMHEFQNLHSTNKSRIQEFVRGHFYGHLDFNLEKTLYFFIAGRYEFSNKGADIFLESLSRLNYLLKVHKNDVTVVVFFIMPAKTNNFNVESLKGQAVRKQLWDTAQSVKEKFGKRLYEALLSGEIPDMNTILERDDFSIMKRAIYATQRHSLPPVTTHNMLDDSTDPILNNVRRINLFNSRNDRVKIVFHPEFLSSTSPLLPMDYEEFVRGCHLGVFPSYYEPWGYTPAECTVMGIPSVTTNLSGFGCFMEEHVSDPAAYGIYIVDRRFRSADESCNQLTHFMFGFCQQSRRQRIIQRNRTERLSDLLDWRYLGRFYMRARKLALSRAFPDEYKMDALATFQAEGFRYPRPQSVPPSPSTSVPSTPHHSDVEDDDEEDEEPYDEDEEAERDRQNIKTPDMLGAVPPGKKKQPGQYGE; from the exons ATGAGACGTATGTCCAGATCACTGTCCATAACATCTTTAAGCGGACTTTCTCTTCTGGAGGAGGACGACGTCCCCGTGGAGAATATTCTGCTTTTTGAGATTGCGTGGGAAGTAACTAATAAAG TTGGAGGGATATACACGGTCATTCAAACCAAAGCAAAGATCACAGTGGATGAATGGGGTGATCATTTCTTCATGATGGGGCCCTACTATGAGCACAATTTCAAGACCCAAGTGGAGCAGTGTGACCCCCCGACCCCTGCCATTAAGAAAGCCATGGATGCTCTCATCAACAGCGGTTGCCAG gtgtacTGCGGCCGCTGGCTGATCGAGGGCAGTCCCTTCGTCATCCTCTTCGACATCGGGGGTTCGGCGTGGAACGTGGACCGCTGGAAAGGAGACTTGTGGGACACGTGCGGTATTGGCATCCCGTACCACGACCGCGAGGCCAACGACGCGCTCATCTTCGGCTCGCTGGTGGCATGGTTCTTCAAAGAG TTAACCGATGATAtcggagaggagaagaaagtcATCGCCCATTTCCATGAATGGCAGGCGGGGGTCGGCCTCGTGCTTCTGCGCTCACGGAAGATCCCCATAGCAACCGTTTTCACGACGCACGCCACCCTTCTGGGTCGATACCTGTGTGCAGGGAATGCAGACTTCTACAATAACCTGGATAAG TTCAACGCTGACCAGGAAGCCGGGGAGAGGCAGATTTATCACCGCTACTGCCTGGAGCGGGCGGCTGTCCACTGTGCCCACGTTTTCACCACTGTATCACAGATCACAGCTGTGGAGGCCAATCACATGCTGCACAGGAACCCAG ATGTTGTGACACCCAACGGGTTGAATGTGAAGAAGTTTTCGGCCATGCACGAGTTCCAGAACCTGCACTCCACAAACAAATCTCGCATCCAGGAGTTTGTCCGAGGACACTTCTATGG ACACCTTGACTTTAACCTGGAGAAAACACTCTATTTCTTCATCGCTGGCCGATATGAATTCTCTAACAAAGGGGCAGACATCTTCCTGGAGTCACTGTCCAGACTCAACTATTTACTAAAG GTTCATAAGAACGATGTGACAGTGGTGGTGTTCTTCATCATGCCTGCCAAGACCAACAACTTCAATGTGGAGTCTCTGAAGGGACAAGCTGTGCGTAAGCAGCTCTG ggACACCGCTCAGTCAGTGAAGGAGAAGTTTGGCAAGCGGCTTTATGAGGCATTGCTGAG CGGAGAGATCCCCGACATGAATACGATTCTGGAGAGGGACGACTTCTCCATCATGAAGAGAGCCATCTACGCCACTCAG agacactctcttcctccagtGACTACTCACAACATGCTGGACGATTCGACAGACCCAATTCTGAATAATGTGCGTCGCATCAATCTTTTCAACAGCCGCAATGACCGTGTGAAG ATTGTGTTCCACCCTgagttcctctcctccactagCCCTCTCCTGCCCATGGACTATGAGGAGTTTGTGCGGGGCTGCCACCTCGGGGTGTTCCCCTCCTACTATGAGCCTTGGGGCTACACACCAG cTGAGTGCACAGTGATGGGGATCCCCAGCGTCACCACCAACCTGTCTGGGTTCGGCTGCTTCATGGAGGAGCACGTCTCTGACCCAGCAGCGTATG GCATCTACATCGTGGACCGGCGTTTCCGCTCGGCGGACGAGTCGTGCAACCAGCTGACCCACTTCATGTTCGGGTTCTGCCAGCAGTCACGCCGCCAGCGCATCATCCAGCGGAACCGCACCGAGAGGCTGTCGGATCTGCTCGACTGGAGGTACCTGGgacgg TTCTACATGCGTGCCAGGAAGTTGGCCCTCAGCAGGGCGTTCCCTGATGAATACAAGATGGACGCCCTGGCAACCTTTCAG GCGGAGGGCTTCCGCTACCCCCGACCCCAGTCCgtgcccccctctccctctacctcggTCCCCTCCACGCCCCACCACTCTGATGTGGAAGACGacgatgaggaggatgaggaaccgtatgatgaagatgaggaggcgGAGAGGGACCGGCAGAACATCAAGACGCCCGACATGCTGGGGGCCGTACCCCCAGGCAAGAAGAAACAGCCAGGGCAATACGGCGAATaa
- the spx gene encoding spexin prohormone 1, producing the protein MQSLRNLTAYAFTLLLVATFVSQTWSAPKGGYQRRNWTPQAMLYLKGTQGRRFVPEEVKERDVYDTLHLETRSQNIEKLSVSKAAAILLNFLQRAKEEGENSEPQAYFPDVPGWKQDYF; encoded by the exons ATGCAA AGTCTGAGGAATCTAACCGCCTACGCCTTCACTTTGTTGCTGGTCGCAACGTTTGTGTCCCAAACTTGGAGCGCACCGAAG GGTGGCTATCAGCGTAGAAACTGGACACCCCAGGCAATGTTGTATTTGAAGGGAACAC AGGGACGGAGGTTTGTCCCAgaagaagtgaaagagagagatgtctaTGACACTCTACATTTAG AGACTCGTAGTCAGAATATAGAGAAGCTGAGTGTATCCAAAGCGGCTGCAATTCTCCTTAATTTTCTTCAACGGGCCAAAGAGGAAG GGGAGAACAGTGAACCACAGGCTTACTTTCCAGATGTTCCAGGATGGAAACAAGACTACTTCTGa
- the golt1ba gene encoding golgi transport 1Ba, translating to MISLTDSQKIGIGLTGFGVFFLLFGMILFFDKALLAIGNILFVVGLAFVIGLERTFRFFFQKHKMKATCFFLGGVLIVLIGWPIVGVCLEFYGFFLLFRGFFPVVIGFIRRIPILGSLLNLPFISGFVDKASESNNMV from the exons ATGATATCGCTAACGGATTCACAGA AAATAGGCATTGGCCTAACAGGGTTTGGagtttttttcctgttgtttgGAATGATCCTGTTTTTTGATAAAGCCCTCTTAGCCATCGGAAAT ATTCTTTTTGTGGTAGGTCTGGCATTTGTCATTGGTCTCGAGAGGACCTTCAGGTTCTTCTTTCAGAAGCACAAGATGAAGGCCACCTGTTTCTTCCTCGGTGGTGTGTTGATCGTTCTGATCGGCTGGCCCATTGTTGGGGTTTGCCTCGAGTTCTATGGCTTCTTCCTGCTTTTCAG GGGCTTTTTCCCAGTAGTCATAGGCTTCATCAGGAGGATACCCATCCTGGGGTCTTTACTTAACCTCCCCTTCATCAGTGGG TTTGTGGACAAAGCGAGCGAAAGCAACAATATGGTGTAG